A genomic window from Acetobacter sp. includes:
- a CDS encoding helicase-related protein: protein MTGFPAHPFPHRSLPACAPAGADGSFAGASGVRFSGHAPHGESRRDSDHHLHAILGPTNTGKTHFAIERMLAHPSGIIGFPLRLLARENYERLVARKGASRVALITGEEKIIPPDARWFSCTVEAMPIDRQVSFLAIDEIQLCADPERGHIFTSRLLHARGTGETLFLGAETIAPLMRRLVPGITIDTRPRLSALTFTGPARLEKLPTRSAIVAFSAAELYAIAELIRSRRGGCAVVMGQMSPRTRNAQVELYQNREVDYLVATDAIGMGLNMDIAHVAFAGLSKFDGSRRRPLTASEVAQIAGRAGRGAKDGTFGTTGRCPPVPDPMIEAVENHQFDPLERLVWRNDSLDFSSPRALMASLSVPPPLRGLQASEPTSDALILATLAHEPQIMATATGRVRTKMLWDVCQIPDFRKIGERSHAQLCSRVFSLLVEQRRLPVAWMEEQLGRLDRVDGDVDTLMQRLAGIRIWSYIANRENWVTNAAMWQERTRIVEDKVSDALHERLTARFVDRRSAHLIRLLENESNAPLLSAVKNDGEVIVEGHPVGRMQGFQLHLDLDLPQSDRATLARAARRALKTEIPLRVQACLRASDDVFSLSHETGDIIWEGTRIARLSAGRDALHPAVLLRGDDLLDTRQRDCVRARLSEFVSRQIALELAPLFRAHALAAGSADTRGALHEMMEGAGQARARLPLKKHHPLHRLGVRCALGWLYLPALLKPRPMRFRALLLAVQSGTKPVELPPPSAVSLPVAAFPSTLFDTLGWPACGPVRLRLDMVEKLVRTLSFRTRQNSVALPEHFAPWLGAKTEDVPAILRTFGLRLETPRPLPPDVAGPIPFWLLSRIQNGRNRPQAHPAQSRRPTQETPFAVLSSLLVRASA, encoded by the coding sequence ATGACAGGGTTCCCTGCCCACCCGTTTCCGCATCGCTCCCTCCCCGCCTGCGCTCCGGCGGGGGCCGACGGCTCTTTCGCCGGAGCGTCCGGCGTCAGATTTTCCGGCCATGCCCCGCATGGCGAATCCCGCCGCGATTCAGACCACCATCTCCACGCCATTCTCGGGCCGACCAATACCGGCAAGACGCATTTCGCCATTGAGCGGATGCTGGCCCATCCGTCCGGCATCATCGGTTTCCCGCTCAGACTTCTGGCCCGTGAGAATTACGAGCGTCTGGTCGCCCGCAAGGGAGCCTCCCGCGTCGCGCTGATCACCGGCGAGGAAAAGATCATCCCGCCAGACGCCCGCTGGTTTTCCTGCACGGTCGAAGCCATGCCCATCGACCGGCAGGTCTCTTTCCTCGCCATCGACGAAATCCAGCTCTGCGCCGACCCCGAGCGCGGCCATATTTTCACGTCACGCCTGCTGCATGCGCGTGGCACAGGAGAGACGCTGTTTCTTGGAGCCGAAACCATCGCGCCCCTGATGCGTCGGCTGGTGCCCGGGATCACCATCGACACCCGTCCGCGCCTGTCAGCCCTGACCTTCACGGGTCCGGCTCGGCTGGAAAAACTTCCCACCCGTTCGGCCATCGTCGCTTTCTCGGCCGCCGAACTTTACGCCATCGCGGAACTGATCCGCAGTCGGCGAGGCGGATGCGCGGTCGTCATGGGGCAGATGTCTCCCCGCACCCGCAACGCGCAGGTGGAGCTCTACCAGAACCGGGAAGTTGATTACCTCGTCGCCACGGACGCGATCGGCATGGGTCTCAACATGGACATCGCCCATGTCGCTTTCGCCGGTCTTTCCAAGTTCGACGGATCGCGCCGCCGCCCGCTCACAGCCTCGGAAGTCGCACAGATCGCCGGACGTGCCGGACGCGGCGCGAAAGACGGCACGTTCGGAACGACCGGACGCTGTCCGCCTGTCCCTGATCCCATGATCGAAGCTGTCGAAAACCATCAATTCGATCCGCTCGAACGGCTGGTCTGGCGGAATGACAGTCTGGATTTCTCCAGTCCCCGCGCCCTGATGGCCAGCCTGTCCGTGCCGCCCCCCCTGCGCGGGTTACAGGCCAGCGAGCCGACCAGCGATGCGCTGATTCTGGCTACATTGGCGCATGAACCCCAGATCATGGCTACCGCCACGGGCCGCGTCCGCACAAAGATGCTGTGGGACGTGTGCCAGATTCCGGATTTCCGGAAAATCGGAGAACGCAGCCACGCGCAACTCTGTAGCCGTGTCTTCAGCCTGCTGGTCGAGCAGCGTCGCCTGCCTGTCGCGTGGATGGAAGAGCAGCTTGGACGTCTTGACCGTGTGGATGGTGACGTCGACACACTGATGCAGCGTCTCGCCGGCATTCGTATCTGGTCCTACATCGCCAACCGGGAAAACTGGGTTACGAACGCCGCCATGTGGCAGGAACGGACCCGGATTGTCGAAGACAAGGTCTCGGACGCCCTGCATGAACGTCTGACCGCCCGTTTCGTGGACAGGCGCTCGGCGCACCTGATCCGGCTACTCGAAAATGAGAGCAATGCGCCGCTTCTCTCGGCGGTCAAGAACGACGGCGAGGTCATTGTCGAAGGACACCCTGTCGGCAGGATGCAGGGCTTTCAGCTTCATCTTGATCTGGACCTGCCGCAGTCGGATCGCGCCACCCTCGCCCGCGCCGCCCGACGCGCCCTGAAAACCGAAATTCCCCTGCGTGTACAGGCATGTCTGCGGGCCAGCGACGACGTTTTTTCGCTCAGTCACGAGACCGGCGACATCATCTGGGAGGGCACCAGAATCGCCCGTTTGAGCGCAGGGCGTGATGCGCTGCACCCGGCTGTCCTGTTGCGGGGTGACGATCTTCTGGATACCCGCCAACGGGACTGCGTCCGGGCGCGCCTGTCGGAGTTCGTCTCACGTCAGATCGCTCTGGAACTGGCTCCCCTTTTCAGGGCGCATGCCCTCGCGGCTGGCAGCGCCGACACACGAGGCGCGCTGCACGAGATGATGGAAGGGGCTGGACAGGCCCGCGCCCGCCTGCCGCTGAAAAAACACCATCCTCTGCATCGTCTCGGTGTGCGCTGCGCTCTGGGGTGGCTCTATCTCCCCGCCCTGCTCAAGCCCCGACCGATGAGATTCCGCGCTCTTCTTCTGGCCGTGCAGTCCGGCACCAAACCGGTAGAGCTACCGCCTCCCTCCGCGGTTTCTCTTCCGGTCGCGGCGTTTCCTTCCACTCTTTTCGATACGCTCGGATGGCCTGCGTGTGGTCCTGTCCGACTCCGCCTCGACATGGTGGAAAAGCTTGTCCGGACGCTCTCTTTCCGGACGCGGCAGAACAGTGTCGCTTTGCCGGAGCATTTTGCCCCCTGGCTCGGCGCAAAGACCGAGGATGTTCCTGCCATCCTCCGCACCTTCGGCCTGCGGCTGGAAACGCCCCGCCCGCTCCCGCCTGATGTGGCCGGTCCCATTCCGTTCTGGCTGCTGTCGCGGATTCAGAATGGTCGGAACAGGCCTCAGGCACATCCCGCACAGTCACGGCGACCCACGCAGGAAACGCCCTTTGCCGTTCTTTCGTCCCTGCTGGTCCGTGCGTCGGCCTGA
- a CDS encoding leucyl aminopeptidase family protein has protein sequence MSAGGVARKMECLVTGRVKGPVRVVHGVRTADLGELTALVGETGARFAVDTGFTAASGQLTLVPDASGEVTALLGLPSADRTDPFVFGGLARGLPKGDWTVSLPDDVDRGVAVLGFALGAYRYALGETKPLQVRLYEKKPDPLALEMAQSIWLGRDLINAPANLLGPEELAAEAQTALEPFGAKVKIIKGKTLEAAYPLVAHVGNGSERRPRVVVAHWVGSQAKKDAPLLSLVGKGVCFDSGGYDIKPSSGMLRMKKDMGGAATVLALARLIMARDLPLRLELRLGCVENSVSGTAMRPLDVVTARNGLTVEIGNTDAEGRLVLADLLTEASEARPAALIDVATLTGAARVALGPDLPVVFGNDDTMVEGLLDAGKAVSDPFWRLPLWDGYRDWLRSSVADLNNISSKPFAGAITAALFLERFVESDVHWAHIDSYAWNDSTRRGRPEGGEILGLRAIYEALPRVLGMTDLLNS, from the coding sequence ATGAGTGCTGGGGGAGTGGCCAGAAAGATGGAGTGCCTTGTTACAGGACGCGTGAAGGGGCCGGTTCGCGTTGTGCATGGAGTCCGGACTGCTGACCTCGGTGAACTGACCGCTCTGGTCGGGGAGACCGGAGCGCGCTTTGCGGTGGATACCGGCTTCACGGCGGCATCCGGGCAACTGACGCTGGTGCCGGATGCATCGGGCGAGGTGACCGCGCTTCTGGGACTGCCGTCTGCGGACAGGACCGATCCTTTCGTTTTCGGCGGGCTGGCCAGAGGGCTGCCGAAGGGCGACTGGACGGTGTCGCTACCGGATGACGTGGACCGGGGTGTTGCCGTGCTGGGCTTTGCTCTGGGGGCCTATCGCTATGCTCTGGGCGAGACGAAGCCTCTTCAGGTGCGTCTTTATGAGAAAAAGCCTGATCCACTGGCTCTGGAGATGGCGCAGTCGATCTGGCTGGGACGGGATCTGATCAATGCGCCCGCCAACCTGCTGGGGCCGGAGGAACTGGCGGCCGAGGCTCAGACGGCTCTGGAGCCCTTCGGCGCGAAGGTGAAGATCATCAAGGGCAAGACGCTTGAGGCAGCCTATCCGCTGGTCGCGCATGTCGGGAACGGGTCCGAGAGACGTCCGCGTGTTGTGGTGGCGCACTGGGTCGGGTCTCAGGCGAAGAAAGATGCGCCGCTCCTGTCTCTGGTGGGCAAGGGCGTGTGTTTCGATAGCGGTGGATACGACATCAAACCTTCATCCGGCATGTTGCGGATGAAGAAGGATATGGGCGGCGCTGCGACAGTTCTGGCGCTGGCGCGTCTCATCATGGCGCGGGACCTGCCGCTGCGGCTCGAATTGCGGCTCGGTTGCGTGGAAAACTCCGTTTCCGGCACGGCGATGCGCCCTCTCGATGTGGTGACGGCCAGAAACGGTCTGACGGTTGAAATCGGCAATACCGATGCGGAAGGAAGACTGGTGCTGGCTGATCTGCTGACGGAAGCCAGTGAAGCCCGTCCGGCGGCGCTGATTGACGTGGCGACGCTGACCGGAGCGGCCCGTGTGGCGCTCGGTCCGGATCTGCCTGTTGTGTTCGGCAATGATGATACGATGGTTGAGGGGCTGCTTGACGCAGGAAAAGCTGTATCTGACCCGTTCTGGAGACTGCCTCTGTGGGATGGATACCGGGACTGGCTCAGGAGTTCTGTGGCGGATCTCAATAATATCTCCTCGAAACCTTTCGCTGGAGCCATAACAGCGGCTTTGTTTCTTGAGCGTTTTGTCGAATCTGATGTGCATTGGGCGCATATCGACAGTTATGCGTGGAATGATTCAACTCGTCGCGGAAGGCCGGAAGGCGGAGAAATCCTGGGTTTGCGGGCGATTTACGAGGCCCTGCCGCGTGTGCTTGGCATGACGGATTTATTAAATTCGTGA
- a CDS encoding MarR family transcriptional regulator, which yields MVSLVRRDGPDLSARQLAVFLTCYLQEEGHTVRGLASELNVSKPAITRALDRLGELDLARRKVDPLDRRSVLVQRTLKGAAYLREIRSIMGEAAPATRKEASEERAPRAGRRAA from the coding sequence ATGGTTTCGCTCGTCCGCCGTGACGGTCCGGATCTTTCCGCACGTCAGCTGGCTGTATTCCTGACCTGCTACCTTCAGGAAGAAGGTCACACCGTTCGCGGTCTGGCTTCCGAGCTGAATGTTTCCAAGCCGGCCATCACACGCGCTCTGGACCGTCTGGGTGAGTTGGATCTCGCACGCCGCAAGGTCGATCCGCTTGATCGTCGTTCCGTGCTGGTTCAGCGCACTCTGAAGGGCGCCGCCTATCTTCGCGAAATCCGCTCCATCATGGGCGAAGCCGCTCCTGCGACACGTAAGGAAGCTTCAGAGGAGCGTGCTCCCCGCGCCGGACGTCGCGCCGCGTAA
- a CDS encoding HoxN/HupN/NixA family nickel/cobalt transporter, whose product MASDPARRRQAALPLRIIVLGTCLVLANLAIWFWALLLFRQSPVLLGNALIAYGFGLRHAVDADHIAAIDNVTRQFIQRGKRSLTLGLWFALGHSTLVVIATFGTIVLSHALQDHLGTWRDIGSVVGTLISAGFLFILALTNLLVLRSTWRTYRKLRDHPEENPDIFEKISEQNGVLTRFFRPLFRLISKSWHMFFLGFLFSLGFDTATEVSLLGLSASEASHGIAVASIMMFPALFAAGMSLVDTADGVLMTGAYQWAFVDPLRKLRYNIAITLVSALVALVIGSIEMLDLVADRFNLRGKLWNIAASLGEHFNTLGLIIIGMFVLACAGSALLYRYGKNKQPV is encoded by the coding sequence ATGGCGTCTGATCCCGCACGGAGGCGTCAGGCTGCCCTACCCCTGCGTATCATCGTTCTGGGAACCTGTCTGGTTCTTGCCAATCTGGCAATCTGGTTCTGGGCGCTTCTGCTTTTCAGACAATCACCTGTTCTGCTGGGCAACGCCCTGATCGCCTACGGGTTCGGCCTTCGTCATGCCGTGGACGCGGACCATATCGCCGCCATTGATAACGTGACCCGTCAGTTCATCCAGAGGGGCAAACGCTCCCTGACGCTTGGTCTCTGGTTTGCGCTCGGACATTCAACACTGGTCGTGATCGCCACATTCGGAACGATCGTGCTGTCCCATGCCTTGCAGGATCATCTCGGAACCTGGCGCGACATCGGGAGCGTGGTCGGCACACTCATCTCGGCAGGCTTTCTGTTCATTCTCGCGCTGACCAATCTTCTGGTTTTGCGCTCAACCTGGCGAACTTACCGAAAGCTCAGAGACCACCCAGAAGAAAATCCTGATATTTTCGAGAAGATTTCCGAACAGAACGGTGTGCTGACCCGCTTCTTCAGACCACTGTTCAGACTGATTTCCAAAAGCTGGCATATGTTTTTTCTCGGTTTTCTATTCAGTCTGGGCTTCGACACCGCAACGGAAGTGTCGCTGCTGGGTCTGTCAGCATCCGAAGCCAGCCATGGCATCGCTGTTGCATCCATCATGATGTTTCCAGCGCTTTTTGCCGCAGGCATGTCCCTTGTCGACACTGCGGATGGCGTGCTGATGACAGGGGCCTATCAATGGGCTTTTGTCGATCCCCTTCGCAAACTTCGTTACAATATCGCCATTACTCTGGTTTCCGCACTTGTCGCCCTTGTCATAGGCAGCATTGAAATGCTCGATCTTGTTGCCGACCGGTTCAACCTGCGCGGAAAACTCTGGAATATTGCCGCGTCTTTGGGAGAGCACTTCAACACGCTCGGCCTGATTATCATCGGGATGTTTGTTCTGGCATGTGCTGGATCAGCCCTCCTCTATCGATACGGCAAAAACAAACAGCCAGTCTGA
- a CDS encoding UDP-phosphate alpha-N-acetylglucosaminephosphotransferase: MYPALGLLLLAYIISALLCRRMIAVAVLDTPGHRSAHTAPTPKGGGVGVIGAFLLLFFPMRHLCGLPALTPDSVTFWCAVALLAAISWLDDVYQWSPLIKLAAQILSAMMVTAAILPMGGFADPTWFAVAALCATIWAVFVTNAVNFMDGLNGLVSGTLCLAFLCLALPFWPSDTPDLRLLAALLTFGLLAFLPLNFPHARIFLGDVGSQACGLLIAAAALTMATPSIAPAIPDFHAALLVPCLIAGLLYDVAFTLIRRTFAGEKLLQAHRGHLYQIAFRSGVPMPVVTLLHWAFVLWGAGVYAVLALPPAGTVWSTIAVVVLPQFLWTAFVILRTRRHPVGRW, translated from the coding sequence ATGTATCCGGCCCTCGGCCTTCTGCTTCTTGCCTACATCATCTCGGCGCTTCTCTGTCGCCGGATGATCGCGGTCGCGGTGCTTGATACGCCGGGACATCGCAGCGCGCATACCGCTCCGACACCAAAGGGCGGAGGCGTCGGCGTGATCGGGGCTTTTCTGCTCCTGTTCTTCCCGATGCGGCACCTGTGCGGGCTGCCCGCCCTCACGCCGGACAGCGTGACATTCTGGTGTGCGGTCGCACTTCTGGCGGCCATTTCCTGGCTCGACGACGTGTATCAGTGGTCGCCCCTGATCAAGCTGGCCGCTCAGATCCTGTCCGCCATGATGGTCACGGCCGCCATTCTGCCTATGGGCGGGTTCGCAGACCCGACATGGTTTGCCGTGGCCGCCCTGTGCGCCACCATATGGGCCGTGTTTGTGACGAACGCCGTCAATTTCATGGACGGGCTCAATGGTCTGGTTTCCGGAACACTCTGTCTTGCATTTCTGTGCCTCGCCCTGCCGTTCTGGCCATCTGACACACCGGACCTCCGACTTCTTGCCGCACTGCTTACCTTCGGGCTGCTGGCTTTCCTGCCGCTGAATTTTCCACATGCCCGCATCTTTCTTGGTGATGTCGGCAGTCAGGCCTGTGGTCTGCTCATCGCCGCCGCCGCCCTGACGATGGCCACACCTTCCATCGCACCGGCCATTCCTGATTTCCATGCGGCCCTGCTGGTTCCGTGCCTGATCGCAGGACTGCTATACGATGTCGCCTTCACGCTCATCCGCCGCACTTTCGCCGGAGAGAAACTGTTACAGGCGCACCGTGGGCACCTCTACCAGATCGCCTTTCGCTCCGGCGTGCCGATGCCGGTTGTGACCCTGCTCCACTGGGCTTTCGTTCTATGGGGTGCGGGTGTTTACGCCGTGCTTGCTCTGCCGCCTGCCGGAACGGTCTGGTCCACGATTGCGGTGGTCGTTCTGCCGCAGTTCCTGTGGACGGCTTTCGTGATTCTGCGCACGAGGCGGCATCCGGTGGGACGATGGTAA
- a CDS encoding polysaccharide biosynthesis protein, which translates to MVPQRPDVAPRNARLRPLNRILVNILLDGSVAAVAAPFARWLAAPRDGLLHPLWFLAGGAITLVVSGLPFRMPQQYWRFSGLSDLLGIVGASVASAALFTLGLSATGFPLPSPTFPLIYALTLTAMLGGLRMAYRLCNGITRRSIVQKRIVLVGADQIADLYLRALDRNPEAGVRVTGLIGQGTHQAGRRIHNVPILGHVTDVATLLDAMAAQNTLPDTLVVTDPNFRGSGLARVLEAAEAHEIAVMRAPVLTDLTPADRIALRPVAIEDLLNRPQVPLDRAGMDRMIRGEVVVVTGAGGTIGSELARQIAAFGPKHLVLLDHGEFALWQIDVELGELSPCVSRSVVVADVRDSDRIDEVFAQYRPTLVFHAAALKHVPIVEANACEGLLTNIVGTRIVADAARRHGVRALVMISTDKAVNPSSLMGASKRAAEMYCQALDIATRHAGEPLRCVTVRFGNVLGSTGSVVPLFRRQLERGGPLTVTHPDMRRYFMTVPEAVGLVLQASVRGTDGLRFEQDTGEGPSQTERVAGTDALLRDGGIFVLDMGQPVRIVDLARQMIRLAGLRPDEDVKITFTGQRPGEKLFEELFHGREAPVPTDAPGLLMAAPRVVDYQDVAHAVDRITVLAHAGDTEAAMAVLRYLVPEFDHNATGEAKGAPPGTDQDRESLTS; encoded by the coding sequence ATGGTCCCGCAACGCCCGGATGTCGCGCCGAGAAATGCCCGGCTGCGACCGCTCAACAGAATTCTGGTCAACATCCTGCTTGACGGCAGCGTGGCCGCCGTGGCTGCGCCGTTCGCCCGCTGGCTGGCGGCGCCGCGTGACGGACTGCTGCATCCGCTCTGGTTTCTGGCCGGTGGAGCCATTACGCTGGTGGTCAGCGGCCTGCCGTTCAGGATGCCGCAGCAATACTGGCGTTTCTCCGGTCTGTCAGACCTTCTCGGGATAGTCGGCGCGTCCGTCGCCAGTGCGGCGCTGTTCACGCTGGGACTTTCCGCCACCGGCTTTCCGCTCCCGAGTCCGACTTTTCCGCTCATCTACGCTCTGACGCTCACAGCCATGCTGGGTGGCCTGCGTATGGCTTACCGCCTGTGCAATGGCATCACGCGACGCAGTATCGTGCAGAAACGGATCGTGCTGGTCGGCGCGGACCAGATTGCCGACCTGTATCTCCGGGCGCTCGACCGCAACCCGGAGGCGGGTGTCCGTGTCACTGGCCTGATCGGGCAGGGAACGCATCAGGCCGGACGCCGTATCCATAACGTGCCGATCCTCGGTCATGTCACGGATGTCGCCACCCTGCTTGACGCGATGGCCGCTCAGAACACTCTGCCGGACACGCTGGTTGTGACCGACCCGAACTTTCGGGGAAGCGGTCTCGCACGGGTTCTGGAAGCCGCCGAGGCGCATGAGATCGCTGTCATGCGGGCTCCGGTTCTTACTGATCTGACGCCCGCGGACAGGATCGCCCTGCGTCCCGTCGCCATCGAGGATCTGTTGAACCGGCCGCAGGTGCCGCTCGACAGGGCGGGCATGGATCGCATGATTCGTGGTGAGGTCGTGGTGGTTACCGGCGCGGGCGGCACCATCGGCTCCGAACTGGCGCGGCAGATCGCGGCGTTCGGTCCGAAGCATCTGGTGCTGCTGGATCACGGAGAGTTCGCTCTGTGGCAGATCGACGTGGAACTGGGCGAATTGTCGCCCTGTGTTTCACGTAGCGTTGTCGTGGCCGATGTGCGCGACAGTGACCGTATCGACGAGGTGTTCGCGCAGTATCGGCCGACGCTGGTGTTTCACGCCGCCGCCCTCAAGCATGTGCCGATCGTCGAGGCGAATGCCTGTGAAGGGCTGCTGACCAATATCGTCGGCACACGGATCGTGGCGGATGCGGCCCGGCGTCATGGCGTACGGGCGCTGGTGATGATCTCGACCGACAAGGCGGTGAATCCTTCCAGTCTGATGGGCGCGAGCAAGCGGGCGGCGGAGATGTACTGTCAGGCGCTCGACATCGCCACGCGCCATGCCGGAGAGCCGTTGCGGTGCGTGACCGTCCGGTTCGGCAACGTGCTGGGTTCGACAGGCTCGGTCGTGCCGCTGTTTCGACGACAGCTTGAGCGCGGTGGTCCGCTGACCGTCACCCATCCGGATATGCGGCGCTATTTCATGACCGTGCCGGAGGCGGTCGGCCTCGTTCTTCAGGCCAGTGTGCGGGGGACGGACGGGCTCAGGTTCGAGCAGGATACAGGCGAGGGGCCGTCACAGACGGAGCGTGTGGCCGGAACCGATGCGCTGTTGCGGGATGGTGGCATCTTCGTGCTCGACATGGGGCAGCCGGTGCGGATCGTCGATCTGGCGCGGCAGATGATCCGGCTTGCGGGCCTGCGCCCCGACGAGGACGTGAAGATCACCTTCACAGGTCAGCGTCCCGGTGAAAAACTGTTCGAGGAACTGTTTCATGGCCGTGAAGCGCCCGTGCCGACCGATGCGCCGGGTTTGCTGATGGCTGCCCCGCGTGTTGTGGACTATCAGGATGTGGCGCACGCGGTAGACCGTATAACCGTTCTGGCGCATGCGGGCGACACGGAGGCGGCGATGGCCGTGCTACGCTATCTTGTGCCGGAATTCGATCACAATGCGACCGGTGAGGCGAAGGGCGCTCCACCGGGCACCGATCAGGACAGGGAGAGCTTGACCTCATGA
- a CDS encoding DegT/DnrJ/EryC1/StrS family aminotransferase, which yields MSTPDGQKPIAFLDLPAQQRRLGAPLKQRIDTVLEHCRFVLGPEVTELEERLAAWSGVGHCVGVSSGTDALQIVMMAENIGPGDAVFLPAFTYTATAEVPLVLGATPVFVDVDPATFQIDPVSLRERIEKVRKDGRLRPRAIVGVDLFGQPAPWEALREIASDYGLFLMDDCAQSFGGAYRGRNLGAEAVATTLSFFPSKPLGGYGDGGAILTDDADRADLYRSLRTHGEGKTRYEVLRTGMNGRLDTLQAAVLLAKLDVFREELARRDAIADAYDAGLKDVVAVPARVPDSASAWAIYAVLLKDSAERAATQERMKAEGVPSAIYYPMPLHHQPAYRDHHDGVALPVSESLAQRILALPIHPELTDAEVARVIAAVRG from the coding sequence ATGAGCACGCCGGACGGGCAGAAGCCGATTGCCTTTCTTGATCTCCCAGCCCAGCAGCGTCGCCTCGGCGCGCCGCTGAAGCAGCGGATCGATACAGTTCTGGAGCACTGCCGTTTTGTGCTCGGTCCGGAAGTGACGGAACTGGAAGAGCGGCTCGCCGCATGGTCGGGCGTTGGCCACTGTGTCGGCGTCTCATCCGGGACGGATGCGCTCCAGATCGTCATGATGGCGGAGAATATCGGCCCCGGCGATGCCGTGTTTCTTCCGGCTTTCACCTATACGGCGACGGCGGAAGTGCCGCTGGTGCTCGGTGCGACGCCGGTTTTCGTGGATGTCGATCCCGCGACGTTCCAGATCGACCCGGTCAGCCTGCGCGAACGGATCGAGAAGGTCCGCAAGGACGGCAGGCTCAGGCCCCGCGCGATTGTCGGTGTGGACCTGTTCGGTCAGCCCGCGCCGTGGGAGGCGCTCCGCGAGATCGCCTCTGACTATGGCCTGTTTCTGATGGATGACTGCGCCCAGTCCTTTGGCGGCGCGTATCGTGGCCGTAATCTCGGTGCCGAAGCCGTGGCGACGACCCTGTCCTTTTTCCCGTCCAAACCGCTCGGCGGCTATGGCGACGGTGGCGCGATCCTGACGGATGACGCGGACCGGGCCGACCTGTATCGCTCGCTGCGCACGCATGGCGAGGGCAAGACCCGCTACGAAGTGCTGCGCACCGGCATGAACGGGCGTCTCGACACATTGCAGGCGGCGGTTCTGCTGGCCAAGCTGGACGTGTTCAGGGAGGAACTGGCGCGACGGGATGCGATTGCGGACGCCTATGACGCCGGACTGAAGGATGTGGTGGCGGTGCCCGCCCGTGTGCCGGACAGCGCCAGCGCCTGGGCGATCTACGCCGTGCTGCTGAAGGATTCCGCCGAGCGGGCGGCGACACAGGAGCGGATGAAGGCCGAGGGCGTGCCATCCGCCATCTATTACCCGATGCCGCTGCATCACCAGCCCGCGTATCGGGACCATCATGACGGTGTTGCGCTGCCGGTTTCCGAATCCCTGGCCCAGCGGATTCTGGCGCTGCCGATTCACCCCGAACTGACAGACGCGGAGGTCGCTCGCGTGATCGCCGCCGTGCGTGGCTGA
- a CDS encoding HAD family hydrolase produces MRIPAGTEALIFDCDGTLVDSLPLYLMAWLEALKAKGGLDVSPDWFFSRRGYSEGMVLSELEKTHSVALDRAAIMAATREGVRNRLPDVKRNAPVVALVREWAGRLPLAVASSGSREVVEASLAAIGLLEVFEAVVTIEDVERPKPAPDIYLLAAKRLGVTPSHCLVFEDSAEGLEAAHAAGMVAEDVRPWSDFRGDA; encoded by the coding sequence ATGCGGATTCCCGCTGGAACGGAAGCGCTTATCTTTGATTGTGACGGCACGCTGGTCGACAGCCTGCCGCTCTATCTGATGGCGTGGCTGGAGGCTCTCAAGGCAAAAGGCGGCCTCGATGTTTCGCCAGACTGGTTCTTCAGCAGGCGCGGCTATTCCGAAGGGATGGTCCTGTCGGAACTGGAAAAGACCCACAGTGTCGCGCTCGATCGGGCCGCCATCATGGCCGCCACACGGGAAGGGGTGCGCAACCGTCTCCCGGATGTGAAGCGGAACGCGCCTGTCGTGGCGCTGGTGCGGGAATGGGCGGGACGGCTTCCGCTGGCCGTGGCGTCCAGCGGGTCGCGGGAGGTGGTGGAGGCGTCTCTTGCGGCCATCGGGCTGCTTGAGGTCTTCGAGGCGGTCGTGACGATCGAGGATGTGGAGCGTCCGAAGCCTGCTCCCGATATCTATCTGCTGGCCGCGAAGAGGCTGGGAGTGACGCCGTCGCACTGTCTGGTGTTTGAGGACAGCGCCGAAGGGCTTGAAGCCGCCCATGCGGCCGGGATGGTGGCGGAAGACGTAAGACCCTGGTCGGACTTCCGCGGGGATGCCTGA